From bacterium, one genomic window encodes:
- a CDS encoding CPBP family intramembrane metalloprotease, with protein sequence MNTERPTLAYAISRVLIACCLWMLVLFLASAAMMTFTTMQPGMPWLSGLVIQAGILVFSLALIMILGRGNFSRFGFVSPKASFLKPILIWGIALGLATGLAEALFGGGENPATADLTFLQIVLIVWIWASTCEEVLYRGLLQSYLDPLRERGVNLFGVRLSLPVTVGAVLFSVMHLMLLTAGMAPAGVIPILIFALLLGGVAGYFREKTGSLLPAILVHFLGNVAGTLVGYIM encoded by the coding sequence ATGAACACCGAACGACCGACGCTGGCCTACGCGATTTCGCGCGTACTCATCGCCTGCTGCCTGTGGATGCTGGTGCTGTTTTTGGCTTCGGCGGCGATGATGACCTTCACCACCATGCAGCCCGGTATGCCGTGGCTGTCGGGACTGGTCATTCAGGCGGGGATTCTCGTTTTCTCGCTGGCGCTCATCATGATTCTCGGCCGGGGGAATTTTTCGCGCTTCGGTTTCGTCAGTCCGAAAGCGAGTTTTCTGAAACCGATTCTCATCTGGGGAATCGCTTTGGGACTCGCGACCGGACTCGCGGAAGCGCTGTTCGGCGGGGGCGAGAATCCGGCGACGGCCGACCTGACGTTCCTGCAAATCGTGCTCATCGTCTGGATTTGGGCCAGCACCTGCGAAGAAGTTCTCTATCGCGGACTCTTACAGAGCTATCTCGATCCACTCCGCGAACGCGGCGTGAACCTGTTCGGCGTGCGGCTCAGTCTGCCGGTGACGGTGGGGGCGGTGCTGTTTTCGGTCATGCATCTCATGCTGCTCACGGCGGGAATGGCTCCGGCGGGCGTGATTCCGATTCTGATTTTCGCGCTGCTGCTGGGCGGCGTGGCCGGCTACTTCCGCGAAAAAACCGGCAGCCTCCTCCCCGCCATTCTCGTCCACTTCCTCGGCAATGTTGCCGGAACGCTGGTGGGGTACATCATGTAG
- a CDS encoding T9SS type A sorting domain-containing protein, with protein MARFQVIVALLSVLVLVGVAVADWPDDPNLNLAICNHTGEQMLPKIAATSDGGCYVGWHDNASGNLDLYLQRLDGEGVPQWQENGLCINNRVQDMGLADWDLAVDDEDYCIIATYDLRAGSDWDIYGYRVSPGGQPVWGASGLVISDNANFEADPRIAVTTGGNVVFAWPEEMDGSLVVHLRKVTAMGADVWNPATITLTGTYGVSVPRVVACENDGVILQYVVAQDAGMYVPRFIYVQKYDSLGAPQWTAGGVLVSNAGGISAWMKQDLTADGSGGAYSYWYDTHDQNRHHVYVQHVNAAGTPLWTANGVQTSLSASELQMAPVTLAQIPGTEDVLLFYQVTNLGQSQNGLGGQMMNATGQRMWGDNGINFRPLGSPQSVGISAVPQEGGAIVVFNEHESVGSNNKRIRAFYVNRDGILEWTDSYRDLSIVASDKVHMSAAVNSMDQAIAVWRDDRSDAGDIYLQNVNPDGSLGDFGPTNPPSIHITAPEDSMRWYSNDTTRIILRCDIENFVVVSQGGDGLVHVNVRSEFGFEEDHYVAEPDSVDITVDFGLLYHWNTVTVELVDYDHLALDPPVLDSVHIELIEVAADDLPDLLPEGIALLPAYPNPFNPATTLAFDLPRVTSVELIVYNALGQEIAELVNGVVPAGRHEVLFDGTGLASGTYVCRLAAEGFSAERTIVLTR; from the coding sequence ATGGCACGGTTTCAAGTAATTGTTGCATTGCTGTCGGTTCTGGTTCTTGTCGGAGTAGCCGTGGCCGACTGGCCGGACGATCCGAATCTGAACTTGGCTATCTGCAATCACACGGGTGAGCAGATGCTGCCGAAGATTGCCGCCACTTCCGACGGCGGCTGCTACGTCGGCTGGCATGACAATGCCTCCGGCAACCTCGACCTCTATCTGCAGAGACTCGACGGCGAGGGGGTTCCCCAGTGGCAAGAGAACGGACTCTGCATCAACAATCGTGTGCAGGACATGGGGCTTGCCGATTGGGATCTGGCCGTGGATGACGAGGATTATTGTATCATCGCCACCTATGATCTTCGGGCGGGCAGCGACTGGGACATCTACGGCTATCGCGTCAGCCCCGGCGGCCAGCCGGTGTGGGGCGCAAGCGGACTCGTGATCTCGGACAACGCCAACTTCGAGGCCGATCCGCGGATTGCCGTCACGACCGGCGGCAACGTGGTGTTCGCGTGGCCGGAGGAAATGGACGGGAGTTTGGTGGTTCACCTGCGCAAGGTCACCGCGATGGGGGCAGACGTCTGGAATCCGGCTACGATTACGCTGACCGGAACCTATGGCGTCTCCGTTCCTCGCGTGGTCGCCTGCGAAAATGACGGTGTGATCCTTCAGTATGTCGTTGCTCAAGACGCGGGGATGTACGTTCCCCGCTTCATCTACGTTCAGAAATACGATTCACTCGGCGCGCCCCAGTGGACGGCGGGCGGAGTGCTGGTTTCCAATGCCGGTGGAATCAGCGCGTGGATGAAGCAGGACTTGACGGCTGACGGCAGCGGCGGCGCGTATTCCTATTGGTATGACACGCACGACCAGAACCGTCACCACGTTTACGTTCAGCACGTGAACGCCGCCGGAACTCCGCTGTGGACGGCCAACGGTGTGCAGACGTCGCTGTCGGCGTCCGAATTGCAGATGGCGCCCGTCACACTGGCGCAGATTCCCGGAACGGAAGACGTGCTGTTGTTCTATCAGGTGACGAATCTCGGTCAGAGTCAGAACGGTCTGGGCGGGCAAATGATGAACGCCACCGGACAGCGCATGTGGGGGGACAACGGAATCAATTTCCGTCCGTTGGGCAGCCCGCAGTCGGTCGGCATTTCCGCCGTCCCACAGGAGGGGGGAGCCATCGTGGTGTTCAATGAGCACGAGTCCGTCGGCTCCAACAACAAACGGATTCGCGCGTTCTACGTGAATCGCGATGGTATTCTCGAATGGACCGACTCCTACCGCGACCTCTCCATCGTAGCCAGCGACAAGGTTCACATGAGTGCGGCCGTCAATTCAATGGATCAGGCGATTGCCGTCTGGCGGGATGATCGAAGCGACGCCGGAGACATCTATCTGCAGAACGTCAATCCTGACGGCAGCCTCGGCGACTTCGGCCCGACCAATCCGCCGTCAATTCACATTACTGCGCCGGAAGACAGCATGAGGTGGTATTCGAATGATACAACACGGATCATCTTGAGGTGTGATATCGAGAACTTCGTTGTCGTGTCACAGGGAGGCGATGGGCTTGTTCATGTGAATGTGCGGAGTGAGTTTGGATTTGAGGAAGATCACTATGTGGCAGAACCGGATTCAGTGGATATCACCGTAGATTTTGGATTGCTGTACCACTGGAACACGGTCACGGTTGAACTTGTGGACTACGATCATCTGGCTCTTGATCCACCGGTTCTTGATTCCGTTCACATCGAACTTATCGAGGTTGCCGCCGACGACTTGCCCGATCTGCTTCCAGAAGGCATCGCCCTTCTTCCCGCCTACCCCAATCCATTCAATCCGGCCACGACCCTTGCCTTCGATCTGCCGCGCGTCACGTCCGTGGAATTGATTGTCTACAATGCTCTCGGACAGGAGATTGCGGAGCTGGTGAACGGAGTCGTACCGGCGGGTCGGCATGAAGTCCTGTTCGATGGAACGGGCTTGGCCAGCGGGACTTACGTCTGCCGTCTGGCTGCCGAGGGATTCTCCGCTGAACGGACGATTGTGCTTACCAGATAG
- the pepF gene encoding oligoendopeptidase F, with amino-acid sequence MIHHHHIPFVCALMLLLAVPATRTLGVERSQIDDGYKWKPEHIYENVAAWEADMKVIREGLDELAAFKGKFAGENAKTPAEDLIAFNKLSEAITTKFEQTYTYVMYNYHVNMGNTEWMGRMQELSNLGVDFGQKLAWATPELLLIPEATLLGWCGKYPKLADYRKSYQDMYALQEHVLSEKEEEILALSGNITGTASDVYGKFTNVDMTFGTILDENGDTVKVTDEGWVGWRTNQNRRVREEYFKAVWNEYEKYGTTLAALMAGNLKKNLYLSKARKFDNTLQAALSSTFVPEAVYVNLVSATRANTAPLHKYEALRKRVLKLDHYRHWDYYVSLIDADETRYTWEEAVAMISDALKPLGEEYLTDITHGLSPASGWVDVYASDGKRGGAYSSSCYGVHPYMLFNFDHQKGLTMDDASTVAHEVGHSMHTYYSEKNQPYPNKDYVIFNAEVASTTNESLFNMKMLDEARAAYKKAKGAEKDAAKKRLIYLLDQNLASARGTFFRQTQFAAWELEANKMAEAGKPLTRDSFNQLYGDLLKEFYGPAAEYEDLSAVSWSRIPHFYRGYYVYTYATSYAAAIALAKDIRAEQMGDAKKKGATQRYLNYLKSGSAKHPVELLKDAGVDMTTPAPIQSFIQYFTEMVNELDKLTS; translated from the coding sequence ATGATTCATCACCACCACATTCCGTTTGTTTGTGCCCTGATGTTACTGCTGGCCGTTCCCGCCACGCGCACGCTCGGCGTCGAACGCTCGCAGATTGACGACGGCTACAAGTGGAAACCCGAACACATCTATGAAAACGTCGCTGCCTGGGAAGCCGACATGAAGGTGATCCGCGAAGGACTCGATGAGCTGGCCGCCTTCAAGGGCAAGTTTGCGGGCGAGAACGCCAAGACCCCCGCCGAGGACCTCATCGCTTTCAACAAACTGAGTGAAGCAATCACCACCAAGTTCGAGCAAACCTATACCTACGTGATGTACAACTATCACGTGAATATGGGCAACACCGAGTGGATGGGCCGCATGCAGGAGCTTTCCAATCTCGGCGTGGACTTCGGCCAGAAACTGGCGTGGGCAACGCCCGAACTCCTACTGATCCCCGAAGCGACGCTGCTCGGCTGGTGCGGTAAATATCCCAAACTCGCGGACTATCGCAAGTCCTACCAGGATATGTACGCGCTGCAGGAGCATGTGCTTTCCGAGAAGGAAGAAGAGATCCTCGCGCTGTCCGGCAACATCACCGGCACCGCTTCCGACGTTTACGGCAAGTTCACCAACGTGGACATGACCTTCGGAACGATCCTCGATGAAAACGGCGACACGGTCAAAGTCACCGACGAAGGCTGGGTGGGCTGGAGAACGAATCAGAACCGCCGCGTCCGCGAGGAGTATTTCAAGGCGGTGTGGAACGAATACGAGAAATACGGCACCACCCTGGCCGCGCTGATGGCGGGCAACCTCAAAAAGAATCTCTATCTTTCCAAGGCCCGCAAGTTCGACAACACGCTGCAAGCCGCGCTGAGCAGCACTTTCGTTCCCGAGGCGGTGTACGTGAATCTGGTGAGCGCCACCCGCGCCAACACCGCGCCGCTCCACAAGTACGAAGCCCTCCGCAAGCGCGTGCTCAAGCTCGATCACTACCGCCACTGGGATTACTACGTTTCTCTGATTGACGCCGACGAGACCCGCTACACGTGGGAAGAGGCGGTGGCGATGATTTCCGACGCGCTGAAGCCGCTCGGTGAAGAGTACCTCACTGACATCACCCACGGTCTCAGCCCGGCCAGCGGCTGGGTGGACGTGTATGCCAGCGACGGCAAGCGCGGCGGAGCCTATTCCAGCTCGTGCTATGGCGTGCATCCCTACATGCTCTTCAACTTCGACCACCAGAAGGGCCTGACGATGGACGACGCCAGCACCGTCGCCCACGAAGTCGGCCACTCGATGCACACCTACTATTCGGAGAAGAATCAGCCCTATCCGAACAAGGATTATGTGATCTTCAACGCCGAGGTGGCGTCCACCACCAACGAGTCGCTGTTCAACATGAAGATGCTCGACGAAGCGCGGGCCGCCTACAAGAAGGCCAAGGGCGCGGAGAAGGACGCGGCCAAGAAGCGCTTGATCTATCTCCTCGATCAGAATCTGGCTTCGGCGCGCGGGACGTTCTTCCGTCAGACGCAGTTCGCGGCCTGGGAACTCGAAGCCAACAAGATGGCCGAAGCGGGCAAGCCGCTCACCAGGGACAGCTTCAACCAGCTCTACGGCGATCTGCTGAAGGAGTTCTACGGCCCGGCGGCGGAGTATGAAGATTTGTCGGCCGTTTCGTGGTCGCGCATTCCGCACTTCTATCGCGGCTATTACGTGTACACGTACGCCACCAGCTATGCGGCCGCCATCGCGCTGGCGAAGGATATCCGCGCCGAGCAGATGGGCGACGCCAAGAAGAAGGGCGCGACCCAGCGCTACTTGAACTATCTGAAGTCCGGCAGCGCCAAGCATCCGGTGGAACTCCTGAAGGATGCGGGCGTGGACATGACCACACCGGCTCCGATTCAGTCGTTCATTCAGTATTTCACCGAGATGGTGAACGAGCTCGATAAGCTGACGTCGTAA